A genomic stretch from Setaria viridis chromosome 1, Setaria_viridis_v4.0, whole genome shotgun sequence includes:
- the LOC117835740 gene encoding uncharacterized protein, whose protein sequence is MEWTTVETGDGAKLSVRVFRPPASGEEPEAAGDVAVVLVHPYTILGGVQGLLRGMAEGVARRGYTAVTFDMRGAGRSTGRASLTGSTEVGDVAAVCRWVTENIRPRGILLVGSSAGAPIAGSAVDKVDEVIGYVSIGYPFGLLASVLFGRHHDAILKSQKPKLFIMGTKDGFTSVKQLQNKLKSAAGRVDTHLIEGAGHFQMEGPAFDAQMVDLIVKFIGSLPK, encoded by the exons ATGGAGTGGACGACGGTGGAGACGGGGGACGGCGCGAAGCTCAGCGTGCGGGTCTTCAGGCCCCCGGCGTCCGGGGaggagccggaggcggcgggggacgTGGCGGTGGTGCTCGTGCACCCCTACACCATCCTCGGTGGCGTGCAGGGCCTGCTGCGGGGGATGGCGGAGGGCGTCGCGCGGCGGGGGTACACCGCCGTCACCTTCGACATGCGCGGGGCCGGGCGGTCCACGGGGCGGGCCTCGCTCACGGGCTCCACCGAGGTCGGGGACGTCGCCGCCGTCTGCCGGTGGGTCACCGAGAACATCAGGCCGCGCGGCATCCTCCTCGTCGGATCCTCCGCTG GTGCGCCGATTGCAGGGTCTGCAGTTGATAAGGTTGACGAGGTGATTGGTTATGTTAGTATCGGGTACCCATTTGGTCTTTTGGCCTCGGTCCTATTCGGCAGGCATCATGATGCTATACTCAAGTCTCAAAAACCAAAGCTATTCATCATGGGAACCAAAGACGGATTCACAAGCGTGAAACAGTTGCAAAACAAGCTCAAATCTGCAGCTGGACGGGTTGATACACACTTGATTGAAGGAGCTGGGCACTTCCAAATGGAGGGCCCTGCTTTTGATGCCCAGATGGTAGATCTTATTGTTAAATTCATTGGTTCCTTGCCAAAATAG
- the LOC117835760 gene encoding uncharacterized protein, producing the protein MGRGRGRGKKLTIVRSHEDKGSSGEEVVPARKRRGRPQKRFTDKIDQTDVENLVEKVDGDGEEVDDVKLKNSTSSVGNKRGRPLKEGSNLVLEENNSSVRSSSDESTRTNGFRQIGSRRKNKPRRAAEAGLECK; encoded by the coding sequence ATGGGTAGAGGAAGAGGCAGAGGGAAGAAGCTAACCATTGTCAGGAGCCATGAGGACAAAGGAAGCAGTGGCGAAGAAGTTGTGCCtgcaaggaagagaagaggaaggccccaaAAGCGCTTCACCGATAAGATCGATCAAACAGATGTCGAAAATTTAGTCGAAAAGGTTGATGGAGATGGGGAAGAAGTTGATGACGTGAAGCTGAAGAACAGCACTTCATCTGTTGGTAACAAGAGGGGCAGGCCGCTGAAAGAAGGCTCTAACCTTGTCCTAGAAGAGAATAACTCTAGTGTTCGATCAAGCAGCGATGAATCAACGAGGACTAATGGGTTCAGGCAGATTGGAAGCCGGAGGAAAAACAAGCCCCGGCGAGCTGCAGAGGCAGGGCTAGAATGCAAGTGA
- the LOC117835749 gene encoding outer envelope pore protein 16-3, chloroplastic/mitochondrial: MEDDSPVTKTVKGAVTGLAAGTIWGTVVATWYDVPRVERHVALPGLIRTLKMCGTYGATFATIGGLYIGVEQLVQAQRKKHDFVNGAVGAFVAGASVCGYRGKSIQSALIGGSCLAFTSAILDIGGNTTRVDNGKEYYAYTTEKKPAH, from the exons ATGGAGGACGACTCGCCGGTGACGAAGACGGTGAAGGGCGCCGTGACGGGGCTCGCCGCGGGGACCATCTGGGGCACCGTCGTCGCCACCTGGTACGACGTGCCGCGGGTGGAGCGCCACGTCGCGCTGCCGGGACTCATCCGGACGCTCAAGATGTGCGGGACCTACGGGGCCACCTTCGCCACCATCGGCGGGCTCTACATCGGCGTCGAGCAGCTCGTGCAGGCCCAGCGCAAGAAGCACGACTTCGTCAACGGAGCCGTCGGCGCGTTCGTCGCCGGGGCCTCCGTCTGCGGCTACAGAG GAAAGAGCATTCAGTCTGccctaattggaggctcctgcCTGGCTTTCACATCTGCTATACTGGACATTGGCGGCAATACTACGAGAGTGGACAACGGCAAAGAATACTATGCCTACACAACCGAGAAGAAGCCTGCTCATTGA
- the LOC117835729 gene encoding clustered mitochondria protein, protein MAGKSKGGKNKGKAQGTGQSVPAEPELTVTDGGEVVNPENGEVTESPAAEGGVADAEKSEGDAPVAAQPAKKQAEGELYLYSVPVRTQSGEKLELQLSPGDSVIDVKQFLLDAPETCFYTCYDLILHTKDGSTHQLEDYNEISEIADITSGGCSLEMVAAIYDERSIRSHLRRVRELLSLSSLHVSLSTSLALQQESAQGKSADSEKTVIQELDGLNFMEDTAGALTNLLASAQAEIKCVESIVFSSFNPPPSYRRLHGDLIYIDVVTLEGNKYCITGNSKSFYVNCSNGSILDPKPTKQGLEASTLVGLLQKISAKFKKGFREILDRRASAHPFENVQSLLPVTSWLGAHPVPEHRRDAARAEESVVLSYGTELIGMQRDWNEELQSCREFPHGNPQERILRGRALYKVTCDFVDAAVKGAVGVINRCIPPINPTDPECFHMYVHNNIFFSFAVDSDYEHISKDQKPDCQNGPSKSTKVSSPDVGAKPGMNHGGSMEVSNSVSDISSDASAEAQIADSEQATYASANNDLKGTKAYQEADISGLYNLAMAIIDYRGHRVVAQSIIPGILQGDKSDSLLYGSVDNGKKISWNESFHSKVVEAAKRLHLKEHVVLDGSGNPVKLAATVECKGIVGSDDRHYILDLMRVTPRDSNYIGQEHRFCVLRPELVASFVEAESTKQSTRQKVPDASEESNDQVASTSDAKASSVEDDDKSEESSAPTREENDNSSAEIFFNPNVFTEYKLAGSPEEISADEELVKRAGTYLLEIVIPKFVQDLCSLDISPMDGQTLTDALHLHGINVRYLGKIAGMIKHLPHLWDLFSAEIIVRSAKHVIKEILRQSLDHDIGPAIAHFLNCFVGKVLGASTKGNLGNAQSKKGHENSQTQKSTKGQKLNNSAASRKGLSTYSHLTSDGIWSSIKEFAKSKYQFEVPDDARLSAKRVSVLRNLCQKVGITIAARKYNLDASTPFEASDILNLQPVVKHSVPTCTDAKNLMEAGKVRMAEGTLNEAYALFSEAFSLLQQITGPMHKDAANCCRYLAMVLYHAGDTAGAIVQQHRELIINERCLGLDHPDTAHSYGNMALFYHGLNQTELALRHMSRTLLLLSLASGPDHPDVAATLINVAMMYQDASNMNTALRYLQEALMKNERLLGPDHVQTAVCYHALAIAFSCMQLYKLSIQHEKKTYDILAKQLGENDSRTKDSENWLGTFKVREEQVNAQKQKGQGTDASDNAIKFLKANPAFLQAMKAAAIQSGDGSANVNRSLNAAVVGEGLPRLRGVDERAARATAEARKKAVARGLNVRSGPVANNASDELAQILKLINSAAAASTASATANTQESASQGQASNGPAQNGTASEVKAADTNGPSVKSTGNTPVGLGTTLESKKQKSKQKS, encoded by the exons ATGGCGGGGAAGTCCAAGGGTGGGAAGAACAAGGGGAAGGCACAGGGCACGGGTCAGTCCGTTCCGGCCGAGCCAGAGCTGACGGTCACTGACGGCGGCGAAGTGGTCAATCCAGAGAATGGGGAAGTAACTGAATCCCCTGCTGCAGAGGGCGGTGTTGCAGATGCCGAGAAGTCGGAGGGGGATGCGCCAGTGGCTGCACAGCCTGCAAAAAAGCAAGCTGAAG GAGAGCTTTATCTGTACTCTGTTCCTGTCAGGACACAATCCGGTGAAAAGCTTGAGTTGCAG CTAAGCCCTGGAGATTCTGTCATTGATGTCAAACAATTCCTCTTGGATGCTCCTGaaacttgcttctatacatgcTACGATTTGATCTTGCATACTAAAGATGGTTCAACTCATCAGTTAGAGGACTACAATGAAATATCTGAAATTGCAGATATAACTTCCGGTGGCTGTTCATTAGAGATGGTTGCGG CAATATATGATGAGAGGTCTATTAGGTCGCATCTCCGACGTGTGAGGGAGCTACTATCACTCTCAAGTCTTCATGTTTCTCTGTCCACATCCTTAGCTCTGCAGCAGGAGTCTGCTCAGGGAAAATCTGCAG ATTCTGAGAAAACCGTTATTCAGGAGCTTGATGGTTTAAATTTTATGGAGGATACTGCTGGTGCTCTCACTAATTTATTGGCATCTGCACAAGCAGAGATAAAATGCGTTGAAAGCATAGTTTTTTCGTCTTTCAATCCTCCACCAAGTTACCGGAG GTTGCATGGAGATCTCATTTATATTGATGTTGTCACATTAGAAGGAAACAAGTACTGCATTACAGGAAACTCCAAATCTTTTTACGTGAACTGTAGCAATGGAAGTATATTGGACCCAAAACCTACAAAACAAGGTCTGGAGGCCAGCACTCTTGTAGGTTTACTACAGAAAATCAGTGCCAAGTTTAAGAAAG GTTTTCGTGAAATCTTGGATCGTAGGGCATCGGCTCATCCATTTGAGAATGTTCAGTCTTTGCTTCCAGTGACTTCTTGGTTAGGTGCTCATCCTGTTCCAG AGCATAGAAGGGATGCCGCCAGGGCTGAGGAGTCTGTGGTGTTATCATATGGCACTGAACTGATTGGCATGCAGAGAGACTGGAATGAAGAATTGCAGTCCTGTCGGGAGTTTCCGCACGGGAATCCTCAAGAAAG GATATTGCGTGGCAGAGCTCTCTACAAAGTAACATGTGATTTTGTTGATGCTGCTGTGAAAGGGGCAGTTGGTGTCATTAATAGATGCATACCCCCAATTAATCCAACTGATCCAGAATGTTTTCATAT GTATGTTCACAACAACATTTTCTTTAGTTTTGCTGTCGATTCTGACTATGAACACATTTCAAAGGATCAAAAGCCAGACTGCCAAAATGGGCCCAGCAAAAGCACTAAAGTTTCTTCACCGGATGTGGGGGCTAAGCCTGGTATGAACCATGGTGGATCCATGGAGGTATCCAACAGTGTTTCAGACATTAGTTCGGATGCATCTGCAGAGGCACAAATTGCAGATAGTGAGCAGGCGACCTATGCTTCTGCAAACAATGATTTAAAAGGAACTAAGGCTTATCAAGAAGCTGATATTTCTGGCCTTTACAATCTTGCCATGGCAATAATTGATTACAGAGGTCACAGGGTTGTAGCTCAG AGTATCATTCCTGGTATTCTCCAAGGAGACAAGTCTGATTCCCTTCTGTATGGTTCTGTTGATAATGGCAAGAAGATATCTTGGAATGAATCTTTCCATTCAAAG GTAGTCGAGGCTGCAAAGCGGCTCCATTTGAAAGAGCATGTGGTTTTGGATGGTTCTGGCAACCCTGTAAAGTTAGCTGCTACAGTCGAATGTAAGGGCATTGTTGGAAGTGACGACag GCATTACATTTTAGATTTGATGAGAGTGACTCCGCGAGATTCTAACTACATTGGGCAAGAGCATCGCTTCTGCGTGTTGAGACCTGAACTTGTAGCCTCATTTGTTGAG GCTGAATCGACCAAGCAATCCACCAGGCAGAAAGTTCCAGATGCTTCGGAAGAATCCAATGACCAAGTTGCGAGTACTTCTGATGCAAAG GCTTCCTCTGTTGAAGATGATGACAAGTCTGAAGAAAGTTCTGCTCCTACACGTGAGGAAAATGACAACTCAAGTGCCGAGATCTTTTTCAATCCGAACGTGTTTACAGAGTACAAGCTTGCTGGCAGTCCAGAG GAAATTTCTGCAGATGAAGAGTTGGTAAAAAGGGCTGGTACATATCTTTTAGAAATAGTGATCCCGAAGTTTGTTCAGGACCTTTGCTCCCTTGATATCTCTCCTATGGATGGACAAACTTTAACCGATGCACTGCATCTCCATGGGATAAATGTTAGGTACCTGGGCAAA ATTGCAGGCATGATCAAACATTTACCACATCTGTGGGATTTGTTTTCTGCTGAGATAATAGTTAGGTCTGCAAAGCATGTGATCAAG GAAATATTGAGGCAAAGCCTGGATCATGATATTGGACCAGCTATTGCTCATTTCTTGAACTGTTTTGTTGGGAAAGTTTTGGGTGCATCTACAAAGGGTAACCTTGGCAATGCCCAGTCAAAGAAG GGTCATGAAAATAGCCAAACTCAAAAGTCTACGAAGGGCCAGAAACTAAACAATTCTGCTGCTTCAAGAAAGGGCTTATCAACATATTCCCATCTAACATCTGATGGAATTTGGTCTAGTATTAAGGAATTCGCAAAATCTAAATATCAG TTTGAAGTGCCTGATGATGCAAGGCTTTCAGCCAAAAGGGTTTCTGTTCTCCGCAATCTTTGCCAAAAG GTAGGGATAACTATTGCAGCCCGCAAATACAATCTGGATGCTTCAACTCCATTCGAAGCTTCAGATATATTAAATCTCCAACCAGTTGTCAAGCATTCGGTTCCTACCTGTACTGACGCAAAGAATCTTATGGAAGCAGGGAAAGTCAGGATGGCTGAG GGAACCCTGAATGAGGCCTATGCATTGTTTTCTGAAGCCTTTTCACTGCTTCAACAG ATAACTGGTCCCATGCACAAGGATGCTGCGAACTGTTGCCG GTACCTTGCTATGGTTTTGTACCATGCTGGTGATACAGCTGGAGCAATTGTGCAGCAGCATAGAGAACTCATTATAAACGAGCGATGTCTTGGTCTTGATCATCCGGACACAGCCCACAG TTATGGTAACATGGCTTTATTCTATCATGGGCTCAATCAAACTGAACTCGCACTGCGACACATGTCCCGCACACTGCTTCTTCTAAGTTTGGCGTCAGGTCCTGATCACCCGGATGTTGCAGCAACACTCATAAATGTTGCAATGATGTACCAGGATGCCAGTAATATGAATACTGCTCTTAGGTATCTCCAAGAAGCACTTATGAAGAATGAGCGGCTTCTTGGTCCAGATCATGTTCAAACAGCCGTTTGCTATCATGCCCTTGCAATTGCATTCAGTTGTATGCAATTATACAAGCTTTCAATTCAG CATGAAAAGAAGACTTATGATATACTGGCAAAACAATTAGGGGAAAATGACTCTCGGACTAAGGACTCAGAAAATTGGTTGGGTACATTTAAGGTTCGAGAAGAGCAG GTTAACGCCCAGAAGCAAAAGGGCCAGGGAACTGATGCATCTGATAATGCTATTAAATTCTTGAAG GCAAATCCTGCATTTTTACAAGCAATGAAGGCTGCTGCTATCCAATCAGGTGATGGATCAGCAAATGTCAACAGATCACTTAATGCTGCAGTTGTGGGAGAAGGTCTACCACGATTGAGAGGGGTTGATGAGCGAGCTGCTCGAGCAACTGCAGAAGCTCGGAAGAAAGCTGTTGCAAGAGGCCTTAATGTGCGCAGTGGGCCTGTTGCAAACAATGCATCCGATGAACTTGCTCAGATTCTCAAACTTATCAACTCAGCTGCTGCAGCGTCTACCGCCTCTGCCACTGCAAACACTCAAGAATCAGCATCGCAAGGTCAGGCATCTAACGGACCTGCTCAAAACGGAACTGCTTCAGAAGTGAAGGCCGCAGATACCAACGGGCCATCTGTCAAGTCAACTGGCAACACACCGGTTGGATTGGGGACGACATTGGAGTCGAAGAAGCAGAAGTCAAAACAGAAGTCATAG
- the LOC117835785 gene encoding uncharacterized protein: protein MDLPVVDLAPFLGTAAGGGAAEVGEEVRALCATVSASLRDTGALLVKDPRCSAADNDRFLDVVERYFSRSAEAKRLQERPHLHYQVGVTPEGVEVPRSLVDKDMQEKIRSMPEEFQPATPKGPDPKWRYMWRVGPRPANTRFKELNSEPVIPDGLPEWKETMDSWGSKMISAIEVVAEMAAIGFGLPKDAFTSLMKEGPHLLAPTGSDLQHHGSEGTVFAGFHYDLNFLTIHGRSRFPGLNIWLRNGKKMEVKVPVGCLLIQSGKQLEWLTGGECLAGMHEVVVTKRTLEAIALAKEQNRSLWRVSSTLFAHIASDAILKPLGHFAETPNADSYPPICAGDYVEQELSVINLKGKDGL, encoded by the exons atgGACCTCCCCGTGGTGGATCTCGCGCCGTTCCTCGggaccgccgccggcggcggggccgcggaggtgggggaggaggtgCGCGCCCTGTGCGCGACGGTGAGCGCCAGCCTGCGGGACACGGGGGCGCTGCTGGTGAAGGACCcgcgctgctccgccgccgacAACGACCGCTTCCTCGACGTCGTCGAGCGCTACTTCTCCCGATCCGCCGAGGCCAAGCGCCTCCAGGAACGGCCCCACCTCCACTACCAG GTTGGCGTGACACCAGAAGGGGTGGAGGTTCCTCGCAGCTTGGTCGACAAGGACATGCAGGAGAAGATCAGGAGTATGCCCGAGGAGTTTCAGCCAGCCACCCCTAAAGGCCCAGACCCGAAATGGCGGTACATGTGGAGAGTTGGTCCTCGGCCCGCAAATACCCGCTTTAAG GAGCTGAACTCTGAACCTGTTATCCCTGATGGATTGCCTGAGTGGAAAGAGACCATGGATTCCTGGGGTTCCAAGATGATTTCTGCAATTGAG GTTGTTGCTGAGATGGCTGCAATTGGATTTGGCTTGCCAAAGGATGCATTTACTTctttgatgaaggag GGACCGCACCTTCTAGCCCCAACTGGAAGTGACCTGCAGCATCATGGTTCTGAGGGCACTGTTTTCGCTGGGTTCCATTATGATCTTAATTTCTTGACTATACATGGCCGAAGTAGATTTCCAGGCCTGAACATCTGGTTAAGGAACGGTAAAAAGATGGAGGTGAAAGTCCCTGTTGGCTGCCTCCTCATTCAATCGGGGAAACAG CTGGAATGGCTTACTGGTGGTGAGTGTTTGGCTGGAATGCACGAGGTGGTGGTGACAAAGAGAACATTAGAGGCCATAGCATTAGCGAAGGAGCAAAATAGAAGCTTGTGGCGGGTTTCGTCAACA TTGTTCGCACACATTGCTTCAGATGCAATTCTAAAGCCACTGGGTCACTTCGCTGAAACACCCAATGCTGATTCATATCCCCCAATATGTGCCGGGGATTATGTTGAACAGGAGCTTTCAGTGATTAACCTGAAAGGAAAGGATGGATTGTAG
- the LOC117835775 gene encoding uncharacterized protein, whose translation MPMESGRRQGVVVAIECVAGGSRAEEWGPGSSETVQTGDVVEELLIGVGGRGGPAAHAAPFKGGRAALQKLLHAAFKRGDTSVEVRVRRHAQGGQQQRLVAAGGDDSGELAAPGAAATAARMQACIVPQESVGGGGGGGGGGMIGRSRQYVLRSIRDPNYAVGLVDSMESECIAIRGSRSSRVVCALSKAQLQDGYVSYPWEKKMREVLPIPNSSSFLSLLILPTALDRAGSRYNSVEDTLARANAWMLSSQAAGVPIVFLNVQTEALLTKISGETASATVNSGSLADLPNLANASLYGFEDYHGVDIGVVKAVRVWYTAAGGEMPVEITLEESDTRLGFAISRTEEGFIYVSSVMEDDGDLQLPSTRSGLRDLYREAKRASKLLIISRVSGHKVLPWMVSTSGAIRCFDTVSLSQKLSLHRHALRPIFLHVFMWDGNSDAKARPGREPCPLPLPLPSPAFDELPRQNSFAHVEQRVQTEVDPGIMHERDTAGDVSFRFHNFSLPNNWV comes from the exons ATGCCCATGGAGAGcgggaggaggcagggggtggtggtggcgatcGAGTGCGTGGCGGGCGGGTCGCGGGCGGAGGAGTGGGGGCCCGGGAGCAGCGAGACGGTGCAGACGGGGGACGTCGTGGAGGAGCTCCTCATCGGGgtcggcggccggggcggacccgccgcgcacgccgcgcCCTTCAagggcggccgcgccgcgctgcaGAAGCTGCTCCACGCGGCCTTCAAGCGCGGGGACACCTCCGTCGAGGTGCGCGTGCGCCGCCACGCGCAGGgcgggcagcagcagcggctcgtcgccgccggcggggatgaCAGCGGGGAgctggcggcgccgggcgcggccgccaccgccgccaggatGCAGGCCTGCATCGTGCCGCAGGAGtccgttggcggcggcggcggcggcggcggcggggggatgATCGGGCGCAGCCGCCAGTACGTGCTCCGCTCCATCCGCGACCCCAACTACGCCGTCGGCCTCGTCGACAGCATGGAGAGCGAGTGCATCGCCATCAGAG GGTCGAGGAGCTCGAGGGTGGTGTGCGCGCTGAGCAAGGCGCAGCTGCAGGACGGCTACGTGTCCTACCCGTGGGAGAAGAAGATGCGGGAGGTGCTACCGATCCCCAACTCCAGCAGCTTCCTCTCCTTGCTCATCCTGCCCACGGCGCTCGACCGCGCCGGTTCCCGCTACAACTCCGTCGAGGACACCCTTGCCCGCGCCAACGCCTGGATGCTCTCGTCCCAGGCGGCCGGCGTGCCCATCGTGTTCTTGAACGTCCAAACTGAGGCCCTTCTCACCAAG ATCTCCGGCGAGACAGCCTCCGCGACGGTCAACTCGGGCTCACTGGCCGACCTCCCGAACCTCGCCAACGCCAGCCTCTACGGCTTCGAGGACTACCACGGCGTGGACATTGGCGTCGTGAAGGCGGTTCGCGTCTGGTACACGGCCGCGGGCGGAGAAATGCCGGTGGAGATCACTCTCGAGGAGAGCGACACCAGGCTTGGCTTCGCCATCAGCCGTACCGAAGAG GGATTCATCTACGTCTCATCCGTCatggaggacgacggcgacctCCAGTTGCCGTCGACGCGGTCGGGGCTCCGCGACCTCTACcgggaggcgaagcgcgcgtcCAAGCTGCTGATCATCTCGAGGGTGTCGGGCCACAAGGTCCTGCCATGGATGGTGTCCACGTCCGGCGCCATCCGGTGCTTCGACACCGTCTCCCTCAGCCAGAAGCTGTCCCTGCACCGCCACGCCCTGCGCCCGATCTTTCTCCACGTGTTCATGTGGGACGGCAACTCCGACGCGAAGGCTCGGCCGGGGCGGGAGCCCtgcccgctgccgctgccattGCCGTCCCCGGCGTTCGACGAGTTGCCGCGGCAGAACTCGTTTGCGCACGTCGAGCAGCGGGTGCAGACGGAAGTGGACCCCGGGATCATGCACGAGAGGGACACCGCCGGAGACGTGTCCTTCAGGTTCCATAATTTCTCGCTGCCCAACAACTGGGTCTGA
- the LOC117835796 gene encoding probable glucosamine 6-phosphate N-acetyltransferase 2 encodes MASTSPESAVAAAGDANDPIQIRRLELSDQERGFVDLLSQLSTCPDLTPAEFATRFAELAAQGDDHVILVAEDPSAPERRILATGCLFVERKFLRGGGKVGHVEDVVVDAAARGRGLGLRIVRRLVGIARDAGCYKVILDCTPELRAYYAKCGFVEKGVQMAVYF; translated from the coding sequence ATGGCATCCACCTCACCGGaatccgccgtcgccgccgccggggatgcCAACGATCCCATCCAAATCCGTCGCCTAGAGCTGTCCGACCAAGAGAGGGGCTTCGTGGATCTCCTTTCCCAGCTCTCCACCTGCCCGGACCTCACTCCGGCCGAGTTCGCCACGCGCTTCGCCGAGCTCGCGGCTCAAGGcgacgaccacgtcatcctggTGGCCGAGGACCCCTCCGCCCCGGAGCGGAGGATTCTCGCCACGGGGTGCCTCTTCGTGGAGCGCAAGTTCCTGCGAGGCGGCGGCAAGGTCGGGCACGTCGAGGACGTGGTGGTCGatgccgccgcgcgcggcaggGGGCTCGGGCTCCGCATCGTGCGCCGCCTTGTGGGGATCGCCAGGGACGCCGGCTGCTACAAGGTCATCCTCGACTGCACACCCGAGCTGCGCGCCTACTACGCCAAGTGCGGATTTGTGGAGAAGGGGGTTCAGATGGCTGTCTACTTCTGA
- the LOC117835805 gene encoding large ribosomal subunit protein eL31 — protein MSEKKRGPGTRKDEVVTREYTINLHKRLHGCTFKKKAPNAIKEIRKFAQKAMGTTDVRIDVKLNKHIWSSGIRSVPRRVRVRIARKRNDEEDAKEELYSLVTVAEIPAEGLKGLGTKVVEDED, from the exons atGTCGGAGAAGAAGCGCGGCCCCGGCACACGCAAGGACGAGGTGGTGACTCGCGAGTACACCATCAACCTCCACAAGCGCCTCCACGGATG caccttcaagaagaaggcaCCAAATGCCATCAAGGAGATTAGGAAGTTTGCACAGAAGGCCATGGGTACTACTGATGTTCGGATCGATGTGAAGCTCAACAAGCACATCTGGAGCAGTGGTATCCGGAGTGTGCCAAGGAGAGTCCGTGTCAGAATTGCCCGTAAGAGGAACGATGAGGAAGATGCCAAGGAGGAACTCTACTCTCTGGTCACAGTTGCTGAGATCCCTGCCGAGGGTCTCAAAGGCTTGGGTACTAAGGTTGTTGAGGATGAGGATTAA